Proteins from a genomic interval of Desulfuromonas thiophila:
- a CDS encoding antibiotic biosynthesis monooxygenase family protein, which translates to MAVKIIILRHVPADKEEALRPLLLKMRALAHAQPGYLAGETLVNYDDPSERVVISSWKTLENWNSWLRDPQRIALQDEVDRLLGQETLYQIYYNG; encoded by the coding sequence ATGGCCGTTAAAATCATCATTCTGCGCCACGTGCCTGCCGATAAGGAAGAAGCACTGCGCCCTCTGCTGCTGAAGATGCGCGCGCTGGCCCATGCCCAGCCGGGTTATCTGGCGGGGGAAACCTTGGTCAATTACGACGACCCCAGCGAGCGTGTGGTCATCAGTAGCTGGAAAACGCTGGAGAATTGGAACAGCTGGCTGCGCGATCCACAGCGCATTGCCCTGCAGGATGAGGTCGACCGCCTGCTGGGACAGGAAACCCTCTACCAGATCTACTACAACGGCTGA